One window of Natrinema sp. SYSU A 869 genomic DNA carries:
- a CDS encoding tyrosine--tRNA ligase gives MNTYELLTRNTEEVVTEQEVRELADDLADKRVYVGYEPFGVLHLGHLLTANKLIDLQDAGMDVVILLADVHAHLNGKGSFEEIHETAERMKTQFVAYGLDEDKTEYVYGSEFQLEVYYSLDLHELGVSMTLNRAQRAVAELQSGKTATVSHTVYPLMQVLDFEFLGIDLAVGGTDQRKVHMLAREKLPELGYEARPCLHTPILADLETGEGKMSSSEGTTISMEDSTADIERKIESAFCPPTRDPEGNRENPVLQLFEYYVFPRFESVTVRRPEKYGGNRMYECYDDLAAALETGELHPADAKETAACYLDELISLGRKKLRDLTSK, from the coding sequence ATGAATACCTACGAGTTACTCACGCGGAATACGGAAGAAGTCGTCACCGAGCAAGAGGTACGTGAACTCGCCGATGACCTCGCAGACAAACGAGTCTACGTTGGCTACGAACCGTTCGGTGTCCTCCATCTCGGCCACCTTCTGACGGCGAACAAACTCATCGACCTGCAGGACGCAGGGATGGATGTCGTCATCCTGCTTGCAGACGTTCACGCACATCTCAACGGGAAGGGCAGTTTCGAGGAGATTCACGAGACAGCGGAGCGAATGAAGACACAGTTCGTCGCATACGGTCTCGACGAAGACAAGACCGAATACGTCTACGGGTCCGAGTTCCAACTCGAAGTGTACTACTCGCTCGATCTGCACGAACTCGGCGTCTCGATGACGCTCAACCGCGCCCAGCGAGCGGTCGCCGAACTCCAGAGCGGCAAAACTGCAACGGTGAGCCACACAGTGTACCCATTGATGCAGGTACTCGATTTCGAGTTCCTCGGTATCGACCTCGCCGTCGGCGGAACCGATCAACGGAAAGTCCACATGCTCGCCCGAGAAAAACTGCCGGAGTTGGGATACGAGGCGCGACCGTGTTTGCACACGCCCATCCTCGCCGATCTCGAAACTGGCGAGGGCAAGATGTCGTCAAGCGAGGGAACGACGATCTCCATGGAAGACTCTACTGCAGACATTGAGCGGAAGATCGAGTCGGCATTTTGTCCCCCAACTCGTGATCCTGAAGGAAACCGTGAGAATCCCGTCCTTCAGTTGTTCGAGTATTACGTGTTTCCGCGATTCGAGTCGGTGACCGTGAGACGGCCCGAAAAGTACGGTGGAAATCGCATGTACGAGTGCTACGACGATCTTGCAGCAGCGCTCGAAACAGGAGAACTTCATCCAGCAGATGCAAAAGAGACAGCTGCTTGCTATCTTGACGAATTAATCTCTCTAGGTCGTAAGAAACTCCGCGATCTTACGAGCAAATAA
- a CDS encoding ISH3 family transposase, with translation MKCLYHPDTVLTASDLETLALDLLSEIPIPGVEGCGFDSGIIRQTLLQAAVDQKSIKAVTDTTRGTYSDDYTLAQLHTVPPAELEAIANRLLCQQAAMILGAGPRIICLDFVDIHYHGCPHAEPGVICHTKPRDGTGRCHRYLAGFVLCRAKPLVVAVTPVRGDEPKSDAVERVLDHVAALPFDVAGVLADRGFYDGTSIERLNAVASVALPVVRRGKQMAEKLDTTVSYWTEYVMYEGSERELRFPLAVCVSYQQGNRGKHGLLVRAYVACDLTDRTPKDVEALYQKRSAIETAFRTMHEARARTSTTDPVVRLLFVLVSFLLRNLWVIVRWGVLATPQRGGRALPVWFRFEVFREWIDHALDDTLRRKWEAPTNCTGIPATYSQLDAG, from the coding sequence ATGAAGTGCCTCTACCATCCAGACACCGTTCTTACGGCCTCTGACCTTGAAACCTTAGCGCTTGATCTCCTCTCTGAGATCCCGATTCCCGGAGTCGAAGGCTGCGGCTTCGACTCCGGGATTATCCGACAGACGCTCCTCCAGGCCGCTGTCGATCAGAAATCCATCAAGGCTGTCACTGATACCACTCGTGGAACATACTCCGATGACTACACGCTTGCCCAACTTCACACGGTCCCGCCTGCTGAACTCGAAGCAATCGCTAACCGCCTTCTCTGTCAGCAGGCGGCGATGATCCTCGGCGCTGGGCCGAGGATCATCTGCCTCGACTTCGTCGATATCCATTATCATGGCTGTCCACACGCTGAACCTGGCGTAATTTGTCACACGAAGCCTCGCGATGGCACCGGGAGGTGCCATCGCTACCTTGCTGGATTCGTTCTTTGCCGGGCCAAACCACTGGTCGTCGCAGTCACACCCGTTCGTGGTGATGAACCGAAGAGCGACGCGGTCGAGCGAGTGCTCGACCACGTCGCGGCCCTCCCCTTTGATGTCGCTGGCGTTCTTGCCGATCGTGGGTTCTACGACGGAACGTCGATCGAGCGACTGAATGCAGTCGCATCAGTCGCTCTTCCAGTCGTGCGGCGCGGAAAACAGATGGCGGAGAAACTCGACACGACGGTGTCCTACTGGACGGAGTACGTGATGTACGAGGGGAGCGAGCGGGAACTACGCTTCCCGCTCGCGGTCTGTGTCTCCTACCAGCAGGGCAATCGAGGCAAACACGGCTTGCTCGTTCGGGCGTACGTGGCGTGCGATCTGACCGATCGCACGCCGAAAGATGTCGAAGCACTCTACCAGAAGCGCTCAGCGATCGAGACAGCTTTCCGAACGATGCATGAAGCGCGTGCACGAACCAGCACGACTGATCCAGTCGTGCGGCTGTTGTTCGTTCTGGTGAGCTTCCTGTTGCGGAATCTCTGGGTGATCGTTCGGTGGGGCGTGCTCGCCACGCCGCAGCGCGGCGGGCGAGCACTGCCTGTCTGGTTCCGGTTCGAGGTCTTCCGCGAGTGGATTGATCACGCACTCGACGACACGTTACGGCGGAAATGGGAAGCACCGACGAACTGTACCGGGATTCCGGCGACCTATAGCCAGCTGGACGCGGGCTGA
- a CDS encoding FAD-dependent oxidoreductase → MLPSDKIDVAVVGAGMAGLSAARRLAREGYDVHVLEARNRVGGRVKSETVIDDYTIDLGAQWIGPSQDRIHNLIEEYGIDTFEEYTDGTATLETANGVYEHEVDPFHGLPDEDEQELTDTINKINTFASEVPLERPHEAPRAEEWDSFTVGSSHRIRS, encoded by the coding sequence ATGCTACCAAGTGACAAGATAGATGTAGCCGTGGTTGGTGCAGGGATGGCCGGCCTTTCGGCTGCACGTCGACTCGCTCGTGAAGGATACGACGTTCATGTACTCGAAGCACGTAATCGAGTTGGTGGACGCGTGAAAAGCGAAACCGTGATTGATGATTACACGATTGATTTAGGCGCGCAATGGATTGGTCCGAGTCAGGATCGGATTCACAACCTTATCGAAGAATACGGGATCGATACTTTTGAAGAGTACACAGATGGCACCGCTACGCTCGAAACAGCTAATGGTGTATATGAACACGAGGTAGATCCATTTCACGGACTACCGGATGAGGACGAACAAGAGTTAACAGATACTATCAATAAAATCAACACGTTCGCGAGTGAAGTTCCGTTAGAGAGACCGCATGAGGCACCGAGAGCGGAGGAGTGGGATTCCTTTACTGTCGGTAGTTCCCATCGAATCAGAAGTTAG